The following proteins are encoded in a genomic region of Candidatus Neomarinimicrobiota bacterium:
- a CDS encoding glycoside hydrolase family 88 protein, whose amino-acid sequence MRRILVLILGLLIWLSPGIGDSGSTLLTSVQVKKQMKAVAKYQIKNPSRHRSKNRDFPNGWVPASFYIGVMAAHEATGDKYYLKQARKWAEANNYAMGPRLRHADDHACGSVYLSLHADSPKKHRIEAVRAVYDTLMSHPKLGRKDWSWCDALFMSPPTLAQLGQVTGQKKYHKFLHQLYWDTAEHLFDKNEALFYRDQRYFYRRSANGYKVFWSRGNGWVIAGLPRIIVNLPEKDKQRQSYIELFKTLAASLVVLQGEDGLWRSSLLDAAEYPNPESSGSGFITYALAWGVNQGHLDPAKYESAVILGWSGLVQAVHEDGKIGWVQDIGMDPRDVSYDDTHAYGAGAFLLAGSEMIKLLENRE is encoded by the coding sequence ATGCGCCGTATTTTAGTTCTCATACTCGGTTTATTGATCTGGCTTTCCCCAGGTATTGGTGATTCAGGATCGACCCTGTTGACCAGTGTCCAGGTCAAAAAGCAGATGAAGGCAGTCGCCAAATATCAGATTAAGAATCCCAGTCGGCACAGAAGCAAGAACCGTGATTTCCCCAATGGCTGGGTGCCTGCTTCATTCTATATCGGCGTGATGGCTGCGCATGAGGCTACGGGTGATAAGTATTACTTAAAACAGGCTCGAAAATGGGCTGAGGCAAATAATTATGCAATGGGACCTCGATTGCGTCATGCGGACGACCATGCCTGTGGATCTGTTTACTTGAGTCTTCATGCTGATTCCCCAAAAAAACACCGTATTGAGGCTGTCAGGGCTGTTTATGACACACTGATGAGTCACCCAAAGCTTGGTAGAAAGGATTGGTCCTGGTGTGATGCTCTCTTTATGTCGCCGCCCACCCTGGCTCAACTCGGGCAAGTGACTGGTCAGAAGAAATATCATAAATTTTTGCACCAGCTATACTGGGACACAGCTGAGCATCTGTTTGATAAAAACGAAGCTTTATTTTACAGGGATCAACGTTACTTCTATCGTAGGTCCGCCAATGGATATAAAGTTTTCTGGTCCAGAGGCAATGGGTGGGTGATTGCTGGCTTACCTCGCATCATTGTGAATCTTCCTGAAAAGGATAAACAGCGCCAGTCCTATATTGAACTTTTCAAGACTTTGGCAGCATCACTGGTTGTTCTCCAGGGAGAGGATGGTCTTTGGCGCTCCAGTCTACTGGATGCTGCAGAATATCCTAATCCAGAGAGCAGTGGCAGTGGTTTCATTACCTATGCTTTAGCCTGGGGTGTTAATCAGGGTCACCTTGATCCGGCGAAATATGAATCAGCCGTAATTCTGGGGTGGTCCGGGTTGGTTCAGGCTGTTCATGAAGATGGTAAGATCGGTTGGGTCCAAGATATTGGCATGGATCCCAGAGATGTCTCCTATGATGATACCCATGCGTATGGGGCTGGAGCCTTTCTTCTGGCCGGTTCAGAAATGATTAAACTTTTGGAAAACAGGGAGTAA
- a CDS encoding glycoside hydrolase family 2 TIM barrel-domain containing protein produces MGKTILTPLLLMVLLSSCIPPDGNTSHSSQIVPLSIVLDPELARQTINLNEGWRYLEQSLEISQVGEVSQSEWVDINLPHTWNALDATDNNPGYRRSASWYRKLIQFPGADKKWILHFEGVNISSKVYLNGQEVGGHVGGYVGFDVDISTSLKPGKINELLVWVDNSVNPNIIPSQKSDFFIYGGITRDVWLKVLPKVHLNQLHISTPQVSVASANTSIAMEVINDLNHSDEIAISIQLIDPQGDIALSSRYSERLEAGLNTYTFVLPNLTGPNLWSPDNPDLYTVVIQSSVAGYKDIVKEKIGYRWFEFQEHGPFFLNGERLLLRGTHRHEEWAGYGNAMPNALHRRDMEMIKEIGANFVRLAHYPQDPEIYKACDELGLLVWDELPWCRGGMGGTVWKSNTERLWREQINQNFNHPSIILWSVGNELYWQPDFEGGGNIDSLVTYVHHLNDLTHALDPYRLTTMRKFYDGADVTDVFSPSIWAGWYSGMYKTFETAITKANKKYKHFFHMEYGGASHLGRHTEYPITGEGFVKADEWDEKSNMINVKRVSASGDWSENYIVDLFDWHLMISETSPWLTGNAQWAFKDFGTPLRPENAIPYINQKGLVDREGNPKDAYYVFKSYWTTDPKFCYIESHTWTERFGKKNETREISVFSNCETVEFYHNDVSMGRHEKELRAFPASGFHWDVNFEAGPNTLIAVGYTGTEEVSRDSLIVNFTVGKPSKPETVALSQTVLDNGTILIEARVVDKKGGLCPQYNKRVYFDIDGPGDLLRYQGTPTGSDVIEFASGKASIEFLPGASGISTIEARTQDFKGSYLRITTP; encoded by the coding sequence ATGGGGAAGACCATCCTTACACCACTACTATTAATGGTATTGTTGAGTAGTTGCATACCACCAGATGGAAATACCAGTCACTCCTCTCAGATTGTCCCCCTTAGCATTGTACTGGATCCTGAGTTAGCTCGCCAGACTATCAATCTGAATGAGGGCTGGAGATATCTTGAACAATCCCTTGAAATTTCACAAGTAGGAGAGGTATCTCAGTCAGAATGGGTAGACATCAATTTACCTCATACCTGGAATGCTCTGGATGCCACTGATAACAATCCCGGTTACCGTCGCTCTGCAAGTTGGTATCGGAAGTTGATTCAATTTCCTGGTGCTGATAAAAAGTGGATCCTGCATTTTGAGGGTGTCAACATCTCATCAAAAGTCTATCTGAATGGCCAGGAAGTAGGGGGACATGTAGGTGGTTATGTGGGGTTTGATGTGGACATTTCGACTTCCCTGAAACCTGGCAAGATCAATGAACTGCTGGTTTGGGTGGATAACTCAGTGAACCCAAATATCATCCCATCCCAAAAATCTGATTTTTTCATTTATGGTGGCATAACCCGGGATGTGTGGCTCAAGGTTCTTCCTAAAGTACATCTGAATCAGCTTCATATTTCAACCCCGCAGGTAAGCGTTGCTTCTGCCAATACCAGTATTGCTATGGAAGTCATCAACGATCTGAACCATTCTGATGAGATTGCGATATCGATACAACTTATAGATCCACAGGGAGATATAGCACTCAGTTCAAGGTATTCAGAAAGGCTAGAAGCTGGTTTGAATACCTATACATTTGTTCTTCCAAATCTAACTGGCCCAAACCTTTGGTCCCCGGATAATCCTGATCTATATACTGTAGTTATTCAGTCCAGTGTTGCTGGATATAAAGATATTGTGAAAGAAAAGATTGGTTACCGATGGTTTGAATTCCAGGAACATGGTCCCTTTTTTCTCAATGGAGAACGCCTCCTTTTGCGGGGTACCCACCGCCATGAAGAGTGGGCTGGCTATGGTAACGCCATGCCGAATGCTTTGCACCGTAGAGATATGGAAATGATCAAAGAGATTGGGGCAAACTTTGTCCGCCTGGCTCACTATCCCCAGGACCCAGAAATTTACAAAGCTTGTGACGAACTTGGCTTACTGGTCTGGGATGAATTGCCCTGGTGTCGTGGCGGTATGGGGGGCACAGTATGGAAATCCAACACTGAACGGCTCTGGAGGGAGCAGATCAATCAAAATTTTAATCATCCCAGCATCATCCTATGGTCTGTGGGCAATGAACTTTACTGGCAGCCTGATTTTGAAGGAGGCGGCAATATTGACTCTCTAGTGACCTATGTTCATCATTTGAATGATCTCACACATGCATTGGATCCGTACCGTTTAACCACGATGCGCAAATTCTATGATGGTGCTGATGTCACAGATGTGTTTTCACCTTCGATCTGGGCCGGTTGGTATTCGGGGATGTATAAGACCTTTGAAACCGCCATCACAAAAGCCAATAAAAAGTACAAACATTTTTTCCACATGGAGTACGGCGGGGCCAGTCATCTGGGTCGGCATACTGAATATCCCATTACTGGCGAGGGTTTTGTCAAAGCGGATGAGTGGGATGAAAAATCCAATATGATCAACGTAAAAAGAGTCTCAGCTTCAGGTGATTGGAGTGAGAATTACATCGTGGATCTATTCGATTGGCACCTCATGATCAGCGAGACCAGTCCATGGCTTACTGGGAATGCCCAGTGGGCGTTTAAAGACTTTGGGACCCCGCTGAGACCGGAAAATGCTATTCCTTACATTAATCAAAAAGGCCTGGTGGATCGGGAGGGTAATCCCAAGGATGCCTATTATGTGTTTAAGAGCTACTGGACCACCGATCCAAAGTTCTGTTATATCGAATCGCATACCTGGACCGAGAGATTCGGCAAAAAGAACGAAACCAGAGAGATCTCCGTTTTCAGTAACTGTGAAACAGTGGAATTTTATCACAACGATGTATCCATGGGTAGGCATGAAAAGGAACTCAGAGCCTTTCCCGCCAGTGGATTTCACTGGGATGTTAATTTTGAAGCAGGTCCAAACACACTGATCGCTGTTGGATATACAGGAACAGAGGAAGTTTCCCGGGATTCGCTCATTGTGAATTTCACCGTGGGGAAGCCGAGTAAACCTGAAACCGTAGCGCTGAGCCAGACCGTATTGGACAATGGCACTATTTTGATCGAAGCTAGAGTCGTTGACAAAAAGGGTGGCTTATGTCCCCAATACAATAAAAGAGTCTATTTCGATATCGATGGTCCAGGAGATTTGTTGCGTTACCAGGGCACCCCAACTGGCAGCGATGTGATCGAGTTTGCAAGTGGTAAAGCATCAATCGAATTCTTGCCAGGTGCTTCAGGAATTTCAACCATCGAAGCCAGAACTCAAGATTTTAAGGGAAGTTATTTAAGGATTACAACACCATGA